The genomic window ATCACATAATCCTACTACTTCAACGGGTGCAACCTGTATCAACCGAAATAAATCACTTTTCCCATACCAGCCAGTACCTATCAGCCCTACACGAAGTTTTTTAGGTGGATACAGAATATCCATTGCATTAGCACCCAGCGTAGTTAATGCCAGTGAAGCAGAAGCCGATTTCAGAAACTGGCGGCGGTTAATGTGAAAATCATTCATTGATATTGTAAGGGTTTTTGGGGTATAACATGATTACTTGTATCTGTAAATTCAGATGTTGTCTTTACTTTTAAAATAATCTGATCTAAAAGCTGTATTTACAGAATAGTATAAATATAAAGTACGAACCCTTCGCTTTTTAATTTATTGTAAGTTTTTTTTAAGGGATAGGATTATTTAGTGCGATACGAAGTTATTTTGGACAAAGTGCCGGAGCAGAGTTTATTCTATTCAATCAAGAAGAAAAAGATATCTTTGTTTTTTTCTTCTTGATGTATTTCTGTGCTAATTAGTATCTATATAAGTGTTTTTTCATGAATAGGTAATTACATATATTCTATTATGTTCCGATATCAATTACGAAGTTTGGCAGTGTTTTGCATGGCCATATGTATGCTGATTCTATCCTGTAAAAAGGATGAAGTTTCTTCTAGTAATTTTGTAAAAGATATTGCCGGAGATATGGTGATGGTTGCAACCTATGCTGACAAAGGAGGAAATCTATATATCACTGGAAATTTTTCAGGTGTTGTTACTCTAGATAGTATTACCTTAACAAGCAAAGGGGATTATGATATTCTAATTGCTAAGTATGATCATTTAGGTAATATTATATGGGCTAAAAGTGCTGGTAGTACAGATAAAGAAGAAGCCGCTGATATTGTGGTTGATAATATGGGCAATATATATATTGCAGGAAATTTTTATGGTAATACTACCTTTGAAAACAATTCTTTACTCAGTAATGGAGATAAGGATGTCTTTTGGGCAAAATATGATTCAGAGGCTAAATTACTATGGGCAAAGAGTGCAGGAGGTATAGGTAAAGATGAAGCACGTAGTTTGGCAACAGATATTTCAGGTCGGCCTTATCTTACTGGTGCTTTTAGTGAGACAGTTACTTTTGGGAGTAGTTTGGTAACAAGTCATGGGGGGACGGATATTTTTGTTGCAAAGCTAGATGATTTGGGTAGTGTACAATGGGTAAAACAAATGGGTGATAGTGGCAATGATAGTGGATGTGGTATTGCTGTTGATGGCTTAGGCAATATCTTCGTGGCAGGTTTTTTTGTTGAAAGTGCTACTTTGGGTAACCTTACCTATACTAGTTATGGAGGAAAAGAAGGCTTTCTGGTAAAATTGAATGCTGATGGTGAAGTAAAGGTAGTTCATACTGCAAATGGGTTTAAGGACGATGAGTTTCAGAGTATTGTAGTGGATAAGTCAAATAATGTTTATGTTACTGGTTATTTCACTGAGTCGGCAGATTTTGATGGAATCACTTACTTTAGTGCTGGCGATGCTGATATGTGCATTATGAGATTAGATACCACAGGAGCTATGATTTGGCAACGCACATCTGGTGGTGCAGGAAAAGATATAAGTTATGGGATTACACTTGATCGTATGGACAATGTCTATATAACCGGATATTTTAATGGTAGCGCTAAGTTCGGGAATGTTACTGTAGCTTCTAGTGGAGAAGATGATGTATTTGTGGCCAAATATAGTGATTTGGGGGATATTCAATGGATAAGACAGGCTGGAAGCTCCTCAATAGATTCTGGAAATGATGTTGCTGCAAGCCCAGACAACAGCGTATATATAGCTGGACATCATACTAATGACATTGTAATAGATGGAATAACGTTAACTGGGAATGGGCCATTCCTTTGGAAAATGGAACAATAACCTGATTATTTTAACGATTCATAGAGCCTCCTGTTGGTTATTGACAGCAGCCTTTTATCTTTAATAGGCTGTCTAAACAATTAGGTAAATAAATTGGCTTGTTGAACTTCTTTTAAAATAATCTAAACATCTTCTAAAAGAACTGTGATTGAAAACAGTATTTTTTCAAAGAAATATACTATCTGCCTTGATTTAGGATAGTTATCTGGCAACTCAAGTCCGGTTTTCTTTTCTCCAATCCCGAAAATCTACAGAATTTATCTTCAACTTTGAGTATTACAAACTCATTGTATGAAAATCCTTATTGTTGAAGATCAATTGCAAATGGTAGATACACTAACTACCTATCTGGAGCGTAGTGGGTATATATGTGAAGTAGCTACCAACTATGAGAAGGCCGAAGAGAAGATTGGTGTATATACCTATGACTGTATCCTGCTCGATATCACCCTGCCTGGAGGAAACGGGTTGAATCTGTTGACACTATTGCGTAAGCAGAGAACCAATACAGGAGTAATTATCCTATCTGCGAAAGATTCCGTAGATGATCGTATTACCGGATTGCAGCAAGGCGCAGATGACTACCTGCCCAAACCTTTTCATCTGTCTGAACTCAATGCCCGATTACAAGCCTTGTTCCGTCGACTAAAATTTGAAGGCAATCACTCCGTACATTTTGAGAATATGGAAATAGATATTGAAAGTCAGAAGGTTCGTATCAATGCTACTGAACTTGTACTTACCAAGAAAGAGTATGAATTATTGCTGTTCTTTGCCTCCAATCCAGAACGTGTACTAAGTAAAACGGCTTTAGCTGAGCATATCTGGGGTGATAACAGTGATCAATCCGACTCGTTTGACTTTCTGTATTCTCAGATCAAAAATTTACGTCGGAAGCTGAGTGAGGCAAGTGCTTTCTTTACCATTCAGGCTGTATATGGACTGGGTTATAAACTTTTCAGAGAATGAAAAAGCGTACATTACTTCAGATTACCACTCGTTCCTTTCTACTTATACTGCTGGTTGTACTCATTCCCTGGACGGCGTTTTTCTATTTTCAGATTCGGTCAGCGATCTATCATACTGTAGATGAATACCTTGACAACCGTAAGTTTGAGATTATTCGTGAGACTACTCATAATCCAGCTTTGTTGAATATGCATTCCGGACGAAAGACAGATTTTGAACTTAAGCCTGTTTCAAATCAGGAGGCCGCAAGTATAAAAGATAAACATTCAGATACTCAGGTGTTTGAGCCGTTGGAACAGGAACTGGAGCCTTACCGCAAACTGGAAACCACCTTTTCGTATGCAAACCAGCCATATAAGCTGACTATTTTTTCCTCTTTAACAGACTCTCGCAGGCTTCTTTCCATTTTGTTAAGGGCAGTAATTGTACTTTTTATAACACTTATGGTCATACTCCTGATTATGAATCGTTTAGTTTTACAACGAGTATGGCGACCTTTTCATACTACATTACAAAAAATTCATAGCTATCGGCTAGACTCGGATGCCTCTATTGTTTTTGAAGATACTCATATACGTGAATTTTCAGAGTTACATGAAGCATTAAGTCAATGGATGTTGAAGGCATATCGTACATACCAGCAACAGAAGCAGTTTACCGAAAATGCATCCCACGAACTTCAAACCCCATTGGCAATTGCCCGCAACCAGATCGAGTTATTAACTGAAGATCCTTTGCTATCTACTAGTCAGGCCGATTTATTACAGGTTGTTGAGCAAAACCTGAGTCGTATGTCCCGCCTTAACAAAACCTTGTTGTTGCTCGCAAAGATTGACAATAAGCAATTTCCTATTACAGAAACTGTAGACGTGGCATCTCTTACCCGACGATTACTGGAAGAACTCTGGGAAGTTGTCACCTATAAAGAGCTGACTACACAAGTTGACGTTTCCGGAGCAATGATTGTCACTATGAATCCTGACCTGGCAGAGATCTTCTTCGGGAATTTGATTCGGAATGCAATCTTCCATAATATTCGCCAGGGCTATCTAAATATCTCCGTTACCAACCATCAGTTTAAGATTGAAAATAGTGGTAATGCTTACCATCAGGACCCTATTCAGTTGTTCGAACGCTTTGCAAAAGGTTCAGAGACCACTTCTTCCGGCTTAGGGTTATCCTTGGTGCAGTCGATTGGGAAACTATATGGTTTTACTATTCAGTATACAGTTAGGGGAACTACTCATCAGATAGATGTATTTCTGTAGTCTGGAAAATCTATAGGAGGGGGAGTATTACAACTGTGATTGTAGTAGGCCTAAAACTATAGAACCCCCAGGAAAATCCCAGAGGTTCTATCCCCCTTTTATAAACACAATTATATTTTTAAACAGGGCAATCCTGTATGATTTGTCAGAGTCAATGTCCAGCTAATCAGGCCTGATTAGCTGGAAAGTAATTAGTTTGAACCAATTAAAAACTTGTATAGCCTTCATAGGCCAGCTTTTTCCCTACTTCCAGATACGCCTCTTTGGGCTCTGGTGCCCATGTTCCCAATCCATCCACATACCGGTTGAACATACAAAATGCGGCTGCAATCAATACTGTATCATGAATTTCCAAGTCCGTAGCACCTTCTGTACGGGCTGCATCAATATCTTCAGCCAATACATATTTGCCTCCCTGCTGAACTTTGTGAGCTATATTTAGTAATGAACGAAGCTTTGCTGAAATTTCATAGTTTTGTATGCCTGCTTTGATGTCATCAATCAAGTCTACCGATGCATTCATATGTGCTACAGCCGCAGCTCCATGTGAAGTATGACAGAAATGACAATTGTTCTTATAAGATACATAGGAAGCAATTATCTCTCGTTCAGCACTGGAAAGAGTAGAATCTCCCCGCAACAATACCTCTGCCAGTTCATTCAATGGTTTGGCTGTGTGTCGGTTGTAATCCATCAGCCCAATAATTCCGGGCAATTCTTCATTATTCAGGCGAATGTGTGCCATAGGTATGGGTTATAAGGTTGACAAATAGAAATAGTAAAATCAATAATTCATCTCAGAACTCATATACAAAGCATACAATCAAGCTCATGCATAGTTAGTAGTTCTGGCATAGAAGTAGTAGCCTAAGAATAATCAGAAGAGGTTGCCTTCTGTTGTGTAGATACCCGTTTTCAAGAAAGCTAATAACAATTTTTATCAGTTTGATGATATAATTGTCTTGTCTTACCACATTTTATGTAGTATAATATAGACAAAGTCACAAAGTCTTGAAAATGATGTCACAGTTGACAGAAAACGGAAATTATGCCTGCCGGGGAGGAGGATAGATAGCTTCCAGATAAATAGATTGTATAGACGAAGGAGATGGCTCCTGCACTTTCTGTGTTTGTTCTATAATAGAATGAGAAAGGGTAAGAACAGTTACAGGAAGATATTCAGGAGCAAAGGACTTGATATTTTTCTGTGCTTTGCCAGAATCTGTATGTGAATAGTCCATTGCCAGTGTTTTGGCATGGTCTGACATATTCTGCTTTACTTTCTCCTGCTGTTTATTATTGACACAATATACTATAATGGTGTCGTTTTTAATACTCATAAACGCCTTCTCATAGATCTTTCCCTGATGTTCAAACTCACCTTCTACAGCTATAGGCGCCTTATCTGGCTGATGATAAAGGCCAATAGGCATTTTAAATACGACCCAGTCTGGATTATTTTCTGAGAGAGAGACTGAATGAGAAATATTTGTATCCAGAATATTGCGGAGTTGTTGTCTGGCTTGTCGTTGTTGTTGAAAAAAAAGAATAGAATATCCTATTGTATTGAACAGGAGCAGACACAGCAAGCCGATAGATACAGTTCTTTTCAAAGGAGATTCAATTTTTTACAATATTAATAAAAAATATAAATAAATCAATGAAAAACTAAACTTTGTATAACCCTATTTTCCAGCCAGAATAATTGAGTGTTTCATGAGTCATAATTTAAAGGAAATAAGTATTTGGGATAGGTTATATCCAATTTAAATAGATACTTATGTTTTTATAATTTATATAGGTGTTTATCCTTATTTAAAGCATAGGTAATTAATGGCAACTGAAAAGTCAAACTATGTTGAATTATAGACTGGCTCTTTTAGATTAGCGTATTT from Xanthocytophaga agilis includes these protein-coding regions:
- a CDS encoding SBBP repeat-containing protein, translated to MFRYQLRSLAVFCMAICMLILSCKKDEVSSSNFVKDIAGDMVMVATYADKGGNLYITGNFSGVVTLDSITLTSKGDYDILIAKYDHLGNIIWAKSAGSTDKEEAADIVVDNMGNIYIAGNFYGNTTFENNSLLSNGDKDVFWAKYDSEAKLLWAKSAGGIGKDEARSLATDISGRPYLTGAFSETVTFGSSLVTSHGGTDIFVAKLDDLGSVQWVKQMGDSGNDSGCGIAVDGLGNIFVAGFFVESATLGNLTYTSYGGKEGFLVKLNADGEVKVVHTANGFKDDEFQSIVVDKSNNVYVTGYFTESADFDGITYFSAGDADMCIMRLDTTGAMIWQRTSGGAGKDISYGITLDRMDNVYITGYFNGSAKFGNVTVASSGEDDVFVAKYSDLGDIQWIRQAGSSSIDSGNDVAASPDNSVYIAGHHTNDIVIDGITLTGNGPFLWKMEQ
- a CDS encoding response regulator transcription factor — translated: MKILIVEDQLQMVDTLTTYLERSGYICEVATNYEKAEEKIGVYTYDCILLDITLPGGNGLNLLTLLRKQRTNTGVIILSAKDSVDDRITGLQQGADDYLPKPFHLSELNARLQALFRRLKFEGNHSVHFENMEIDIESQKVRINATELVLTKKEYELLLFFASNPERVLSKTALAEHIWGDNSDQSDSFDFLYSQIKNLRRKLSEASAFFTIQAVYGLGYKLFRE
- a CDS encoding HAMP domain-containing sensor histidine kinase; the encoded protein is MKKRTLLQITTRSFLLILLVVLIPWTAFFYFQIRSAIYHTVDEYLDNRKFEIIRETTHNPALLNMHSGRKTDFELKPVSNQEAASIKDKHSDTQVFEPLEQELEPYRKLETTFSYANQPYKLTIFSSLTDSRRLLSILLRAVIVLFITLMVILLIMNRLVLQRVWRPFHTTLQKIHSYRLDSDASIVFEDTHIREFSELHEALSQWMLKAYRTYQQQKQFTENASHELQTPLAIARNQIELLTEDPLLSTSQADLLQVVEQNLSRMSRLNKTLLLLAKIDNKQFPITETVDVASLTRRLLEELWEVVTYKELTTQVDVSGAMIVTMNPDLAEIFFGNLIRNAIFHNIRQGYLNISVTNHQFKIENSGNAYHQDPIQLFERFAKGSETTSSGLGLSLVQSIGKLYGFTIQYTVRGTTHQIDVFL
- a CDS encoding carboxymuconolactone decarboxylase family protein, coding for MAHIRLNNEELPGIIGLMDYNRHTAKPLNELAEVLLRGDSTLSSAEREIIASYVSYKNNCHFCHTSHGAAAVAHMNASVDLIDDIKAGIQNYEISAKLRSLLNIAHKVQQGGKYVLAEDIDAARTEGATDLEIHDTVLIAAAFCMFNRYVDGLGTWAPEPKEAYLEVGKKLAYEGYTSF